One Verrucomicrobiia bacterium genomic window, CCATTTTGACCGCGCAGAGCCGGGCGCGCCGCCGGACGGATGCTCGTACACTTTCAGGCTGATCCGGTATTTGGTGAAACCGTGGTTCACGGTCATAAGGTGCTTGAGTCGTTTGGCTTTTAAATCAAATTCGCGGACCATGTGCTCGCGCTTGGCCCAGAACGGGAACATCCAAAGCCCTCCCCAGCGGCCTTCTTCGGGCTGCTGGCGCAGCAGCACGCGGCCGTCCTTGCGGCAGACCAGCGCGAAGTTGGTGAGGCTTTCGATGATTTCTTTCCGCTTCTTGAATGGAAATGCCGTCGGATCACCCTTCGCGCGCGCCTTGCAGGAATCGGCAACGGGACAAACGCCGCAGGAAGGATTTTTCGGAAAGCAGACGGTCGCGCCCAGCTCCATCATGGCCTGGTTGAAATCGCCGGGCGCCTGGTCCTTGATTAATTCCTGCGCAATGTCCCAGAGCTTCGCGATCGTCTTGGGACTTCCCACGTCGTCGGGCAGCGCGAAAAGCCGCGTGAGAATGCGGATCACGTTGCCGTCGAGGACGGCCGAGCTTTCGCCGAAGGCGATGCTGGCGATCGCAGCCGCGGTGTAGCGTCCGATGCCCGGAAGTTCGTTGAGCGCCGCCGCGGTATGGGGAAGCCTGCCGCCGTACGAACGGGCGACGAGCTGCGCGGCCTGGTGCAGCATGCGCGCGCGGCGGTAATAACCGAGGCCTGCCCAATGTTCGAGGACATCCGCGAGCGGAGCGTCAGCCAGGCTTTTCACGTCGGGAAACCGCCGCATCCAGCGATTGTAATAATCGATGACCGTCGCGACCTGCGTCTGCTGCAGCATGATTTCCGAGACCCAGATTTTATAAGGGTCCTGCGTGCGGCGCCAGGGAAGGTCCCGGGCCTCGCGGCCGTACCAGGCGAGAAGATTTTTTTGGAGAAGCGGGGTCG contains:
- the mutY gene encoding A/G-specific adenine glycosylase — encoded protein: MSKQATPLLQKNLLAWYGREARDLPWRRTQDPYKIWVSEIMLQQTQVATVIDYYNRWMRRFPDVKSLADAPLADVLEHWAGLGYYRRARMLHQAAQLVARSYGGRLPHTAAALNELPGIGRYTAAAIASIAFGESSAVLDGNVIRILTRLFALPDDVGSPKTIAKLWDIAQELIKDQAPGDFNQAMMELGATVCFPKNPSCGVCPVADSCKARAKGDPTAFPFKKRKEIIESLTNFALVCRKDGRVLLRQQPEEGRWGGLWMFPFWAKREHMVREFDLKAKRLKHLMTVNHGFTKYRISLKVYEHPSGGAPGSARSKWVPITDLSKYAFPSPHQRIVREILKTHAGTAS